The stretch of DNA AAAGGTCCGCAGCGGAGAGTGGAAGGGTCAGACGGGCAAGAGCATTTCCAACATAGTCAACATCGGCattggcggcagcgacctTGGCCCGGTCATGGTGACCGAGGCACTGAAGCCGTTCTCCAAGCGCGACATGCACTGCTTTTTCGTGTCCAACGTCGATGGCACACACATGGCTGAGGTTCTGAAGCAGGTGAACCTGGAGGAGACCATCTTCATCATTGCAAGCAAGACGTTCACCACGCAAGAAACGTTGACGAATGCCATGTCTGCACGCAACGCCCTCATGGACTACCTAAAAGCACACAACATCTCGACGGATGGCGCCGTTGCAAAGCATTTTGTTGCCCTATCGACAAACACGGAAAAGGTTCGTGAGTTTGGCATTGATACCGTCAACATGTTTGTGTTCTGGGACTGGGTCGGTGGCCGCTACTCTGTGTGGTCCGCCATCGGTCTCTCCGTGATGCTTTCGATTGGCTACGACAACTTTGTGGAATTCCTGACAGGCGCGCACGTGATGGATAACCACTTTGCGTCTACACCGACGGAGCAGAACTTGCCGATGATGCTGGCGTTGGTCGGCATCTGGTACAACAACTTTTTCGGCGCGGAgacagaggcggtgctgccgtaCGACCAGTACCTTTGGCGTCTGCCGGCCTACCTTCAGCAGCTCGACATGGAGAGCAACGGCAAGGGCGTGACCAAGAAGTCTGCTGCAGTGGCTGTGCAGACGGGCTCCATTATCTTCGGTGAGGCCGGCACAAACGGTCAACACGCATTCTACCAGCTCATTCACCAGGGGACCAAGATCATCCCGTGCGATTTCATTGGCTGCGTCCAAACACAGAACCGTGTGGGTGACCACCACCGGATCCTGATGAGCAACTTTTTCGCGCAGACGGAGGCGCTCATGGTAGGAAAAAGCGCGGAGGAGGTCCGTCAGGAGCTGGTCAAGTCTGGTATGTCGGGTGAGGCTATGGAGAGGATGATTCCGCACAAAACTTTTACGGGCAACCGCCCCAGCAACTCGATCCTGGTGAATGCTCTTACTCCGCGTGCGCTGGGTGCCATCATCGCCATGTACGAGCACAAGGTTCTCGTCCAGGGCGCGATCTGGGGCATCAACAGCTATGACCAGTGGGGTGTGGAGCTTGGTAAGGTGCTTGCCAAGTCTATTTTGCCGCAGCTCAAGTCCGGCAACATCGTCTCCGATCACGACGGCTCTACGAATGGCCTGATCAACATGTTcaacacgcgcgcacatctGTGAAAGAGTCTCTTGACGCTACTATTTACAGCTTCGAAGTGCGTgttctctttccttcctttGTTGGCGATTCGACCGACAGGTATCGATGATCGGGAAAGAGTTGCGTTTGCTCTGTCTGCTGTGATTGCCTCTCAGGGGACGGGAGAGGACAGCAGCATATCAAAAAACTATACACTGCTTGAAGAACTGTAAGTGGGCAATGGGTTCACGCTATGTAACTCTATTGTGAAAAAGAGGCCTTCGAGCACAGGATTTGGAAACCCTTGAGCTCCTCAAAGGCTGAATCAGCAACCACGGCAAAACACACAGCCCAGCTTCTCTTCAAGTATAATTTGCTTTCCTACACAACCCGTTCCAGGGCGGACACTATAAGTCTCAAGCACGGCTTCCGAGGAGAACAACAGTAGCCATGACGTCAGATCATATGAGAGGAGACCCTTCTTTTCATTCGCTATTCGAGTGGTctgaagaaaaaaaaagaaacgacTACCTTCTGGATTGTGTCTGCAGCCCAGCCTTCCTTCCAGTTTGCTGGAGCGTTTTCACAATTGTGGAAATGAAGCTCTGAGAATACGAAAGCAGTGtgcaaaggaaaaggagaatGTGAAAAACCGTTACAACACCGCTGGATCTGTTTCGCGCTACGTCTTAACTTTCCCAGACTGCCACCTCGATGTCGAGAAGCACCTCGGTGTTATTGTGTTAGCTACTTCCTCATTCTGCACGGTTAACTGTGCCCTGCAGGGCTGCTTCCGGTAgtctcgctctttctccaCTGCCTTTCCTTATGTGATGGCATAATAAACAACGCGGTGCTTGGGAAAACAATCACCacttttcgttgtttttcATTCATGGTGTCGCCATTTTATCGAGATGAGTGTGGAGCTAGTACTTCTTCTCAAGCCGCAATAAACTCCTAGGGGAGAGGCAGGTACAAGTGAGCTGGGGCACTACATTGTGTGCCGACATACGGCATCCGCGACGGCGAAGAGACCGACTactgtgcggcagcgccgccacaaACGATGCAGCGCACGGCAACTCGCTGTTTCTTTAGCAGCTTCACCAGGGGCTTCTCCAAGGGGTTTTGGAAGGACGCTGGCGGAGCCTCTGGTGGGttgggcggcagcagcggaagcggtgGGGCCAGTCTTTTTGGCCGCAAGGGCGGAAGTTCTGGTAGTAACGGCGGCAACATCTTTGGTGGGTTCGGTGGCGGTAGCGATTTCCCGCCTGGCGGGCCACTCGGCGGATTCTTTGACAAGGCGCTCGAATGGTGCAGCGAGTCGCACGCTCGCGACATTGCACGCGAGATGGGCGTGGATCTGCGTGACATCCGCTTTGAAAAAACACCCGAGGGTGGAATCAACGTCACGGTGGATGCTCCTAAGGCGACACCACTGCAGATTGAGCAGCTCGGCAAGCGTGTGCAGGAGGAGTGTCCGGTGGCGCGCTTCCGCAAAACTCAAATCAGCTCACCGAAGCATGAAATGAAATGGGTGCAGTTGCCCCCCCGTTACGATCGATGAcagagaggcggcgctgacgagAGAAAATGAACGAAACGCctctcgccgctgcccggCAGCATCCCTCGTTCCGCCCATCACATTTGCTATTTTTCCTACGTGACACCAACAGTTCGAGCAACAGAGACGAACGTGTTGTCATGAGCAAAACTCGCACTTCTCTGGcgttctctctcgtgtgtgtgttctttTGCTACAGCTGGATTGTTTCATGAATATTTGCACGTCTGGGCACACATCGCAAGTTTAGTCGATCTAGCGAAAAGGCCAGGGCGACAGCTGCCTTTTTGCTATCGCCCCTCGCGGGTGTGTTGGTCTCTGCGATGCCAGTACGCTACCGGCGTCTCCCTCACACTCtgtgaggggtggggtggggagctCTGCGCTCGTTATGTGTGTCCTCATGGCAGTGGCGTAACTAAaggtgtgcacgcgcgtgtgtgtgcgacgCGCGAACAGCTGGTTGCAAATCATGAGTATTTCCTCAATTCTACGCCTCTCATTCTTTCTCTGAGTTAACAGTCCTTTTTCTACTGTCGACAACGTCGTATCGGTGATTCGGCAACCTGTACTGCTACAACATTCGCATGCAGACACCTTCCCCTATCGCCCCATGCCCTCGTTTTCGCACACGCTCGCACCCGCCGTCAAAGGCTCTCCACTCCCATTTTCTACTTGAAAGTTGCCCTTtatctttctctctcgcaccaCTTAATATGACGGACACCGCTTcctgcagcatcgccgccCCACGTCGCGCTTCCACACAAGGCGCCTTGCAGCGTTCAGCACGAGCCTGGAAAGGTCTAGCAGTGGTGCACGTGTGGGCTCGGTCAGAAACAGCTCTCCTGTGACCGCTCTCACAGCGTGTACAACAAGGAACATGCTGCGACAACGCTGCCAATGACGTTCACAGCACAGGAGACGGGTACAGCGtagcgctgcggctgcaagGTTACCAAGAGCCTGGCGTTCTGCGACGTGTCCCATCAGTCTGTCTGAGCAAGGGAAGCTCTTAGAAGACAGGAGTCAGTGGGCCTACGGCACTGGGGAGTCGAGGGGGCAACTGAGACGCGACCGACGCACATGGACTACTGACGGGCGTAGGGAGCCACGCTGGAAGGCCGTGATGTGTAAAAGGTTTAGTAGCGTGTGCTGTCTTGCATTCTTGTTCCCGTATCTTCTTCCTAATTCTAGGCGGACGGAGAGAGCCGTCACCTCCCCAAGGTCTTTTCTTCCACTTGTTCCACGAGGGCCTCCTCCCGCACATCCCTTCCCTTCGTCTCTTTCCCCCGTCATTGCCCCGACTTCACACTTCccggctcctcctccttagacgtttctttttttttttctttttgtttgtctcTCTTGTTTCCCATCACTTTCCTCGTGCTCATGTTACTCCCACTCCTTCCTCTGCTATTCACTACTTTCGCTTTCTCCGTGCCGGCGCTGATCCCTGAAGTCCTGCTTTTGTAGctttccctttttcttttcgtatCCAAGGACTGAGGCAAGCATCCACGGATCCAAGAAGGGCTGGAGAgccgaaacaacaacaagaacaacaaaaaaggcaACAACTTATTACCTTAGCCGTCTTGTGAttctctcctccttccttccgcttcatctctctcccacatccctctctgtgcatgAGTGTGCATGCGTTTTCGGGAACACAGGCCACTACAGAACGTAACTGTTGCTTGTGCTCCAAGCGTCGTAAGCTGTTTTGCTCACCTGCGCtctgctgtgctgcgcgtagtgtgtgtgtgtgtgtgtatctctTTTCTCGTTTTCCGAGTGCGGTCTCGCGACGACTCGCTGTGTCTTTTTACTGTGGCTCTGTAGTGCGGAATGGATGTCGACCCTGCCGAACCGCAAAAGAACAGCTGTCCCTCTCCCACCACGTTTCAAACGGGCGCCTTTCGGACTTTGGGTGACAGTACCACCTCCGACAAAAGCAATGAGATGCTGCTCTGATGATTCAGCGCGCAGGGGGAGACGAAGCCTGCTGACCTCGGAAGAGCATCCATGGGATGACAAAGGGATGCTGATGGGGTGCTCCTTCTCCCGGCAGCAGTCGCGACTATCTTTCACGGGATGGGATAAAACTGAAAGCGTCCGGTGTTACTCGCCATCACGTCATGGCATGTTTACTTgcttctcttctttctccCCCCCAGCCCTTCCCTTCTGTGTGCTGCCCCTTCATTGGAGCGTATTTCTTCTCCTCTCACTCCGAGTCGGTACAGTGCATCTGCCGAcggccggcaccggcgtgggGTCTTCCTTGTCGACGTGGCGCTGTAGCCTCCATAGACGATTTCCACTTGCTCTCCTGCACAGCACACAGGGCCGGCATCAACGCACGTATGCCTTTATATAGATCCTCGAACATACTATTCATTTCCTGATGCACGTAGATGACCTCATCGCATGCGTCTTCTTGTCCTTATCCTGTGAGCTCCCTCCCTTGTACTGATGGCCGCCGCTCTTtccgccgacgcggcgctaACGTCGACTGAAGCTCCTTCACCAGTCACTGAAACGCATGGGTATCGCTCGCTGCACGGTGACTTCAACTACTACcccacaagcacacacaagcgccgAGCGCCATGTGAGGCAAGCGGCGGGGCAGCTGCAGGGACAACCAAGCGCGTGGCAGAAGTGGCTCTGTCTCCTTCCACGCATTGTCGGGCCGGAAGAGCAGGCAGCTCCCCGAGCCCTTCCGGTCTGAGCCGTAGCCCGTCGCAAGGGACGCTGGCTATCGGCTCGCTTGCGCGGTGCTCTTCGTCACAGCCGCTGGCATCCACGCTACATGAGGGCAATGCTGCTCTCAAGTCCGCTTCTGTATCGCTGAGCTTCGCAAAGGGCGGGGCGCCGTTGCTTCATCGATACCGCACCTCCCGCGCGGACATTGCACCGCTGGCACTACACCGAagcgcatcgctgccgttgcaAACCAGTACTTGTAACCCTCTCGCGACGGGCGTGACCACGAAGCAGCTAAACATCCGACGCAGCCTTCTGCACACGCGCTCAGCGGCACCTTCAAGACCTCACCccgcgccagcggcacccaAAGATGATGTGGTTGCAcgggaggcggtgctgcatgATTCGCGAGTTACCCCGCCGCGGGCCCAGCAGCTCCCGCCATCTACCTCTAGTCTCTCGCGCAAGAGAGCCGACAACGCCGATGCGGAGGTGCCGGTGGCATCTGTTTGTCTAGCCGGTGCTGTACCTGCGTCATCATGGAGCTCAACGAAAAACGCCGCAGCCCCAGTAGCGCCTTCCGCGGCATCCAGGCCCGCGACAGGCACGCCGGGTGTGAACGGTGTGCCTGTGGAAGGCGAAATCTGTGGGAAAGGAGAAGGCCAAGATGTCGGCACTGTGCCGTTGTCTGAGCAAGCTCAtcccgcctcgctgctgtcgaggagggcgacgactGCACTTTACTGCCACAGTAAGGACTGCATGCACAGCGAACAATCCATCTGTGAGTTTATCCACATGCAGAgagagctgcgccgctgctacgCCACGATGGAAAACTACGAAGTTGTAAtcgcgcagctccgtgaTGACTGCGCTTTATCCAGAGCGCAGCTTTGTCGATTTCAGCaggagcacgcgcagcgcgggaaggacgtggaggcgcaAGTGCGGGCTGAGCTCACGGAGCAGACAAATGCACGACTTTCGGCGCTACGACAGTCGGAGGCGAGTGATGCATTGTGTCTGAAGACTTCGGCGGGGCCAGACCGTAACACAACGGACGCTGCAGAAGAATATCGTAGGGACACGTGTCAGGCTACATTAGATGAGCTGCGTCGCGCGTTGCAGGAGGAGCAGTCGGCTCATGCCGAGTGTCTCGCGCGGCTcacggaggcgctggcggcgaaAGCACGATGGAAGTCGCGCGCTGTCGAATTGCTCAAGTGGAGAAAGCAAGTGTGTGGACAAATGTATATGTCTTCGACACCCTCATCTTCCTCGTTTGTAGCAGGCGCAAGGGCCATCGGTACATGTGGGGCGCTGCCAGGCGTATCCACCATCAGTAACTGCGCAAGCGACTCCCAGGCCGAGCCCAATGCAGGGAACTCGGCCTCTGATGTGTCATCGCCGTCCCAACGCCTTTATCGCCCTCCGTCGCCCTACAAGCCACCTCCATGTGTCTCGTCGCCGTCTGAGGCCGGAAAGCTGCGCAGTTCTATGACGTCGGAGGCCAGCGCTGCTTTGCCCGCTTCGCCCTACGAGGGGGGTACCGGCGCTTGCGCGGCGGACAAGGAGAACGAGAAGGACAGCAGCAGTACGCCTGGTGCGGATATAAGCTGTCAAAGCGACTCAACGGCGGTGAGCTTCTTGTCCCCAAGCACCACCCCAGCTGGGCGCGTTGCGCAGGCTCTGGGAAGCGGTGTCGTTGTAGtgtggccgccgctcgcGGAAAGGCAAGAGATGTCCACTAGGAAATCTGCCGAGTCGTCACGAACGCAGTCATCGACAACAGCCGCTGCTCTGGAATCCGGAAACCCAGCACTCTTGGATGATTCTGGAAAACAGGGGCTGCAGCCTTCGCCCCCAACCAGCTCAGTCTCTCCTGGTGTGCTGCCGAGTAGTGTAGGGCGCTACACCACGAGCGCCGTTGGAAGTCGCACGCAGGCCGGTTGTCGACTACCATTGGTAGGTTGTGAGAAGGCCGTGGTGGCAGCTGAGCCGCTGCGAGTCATGCCGGATCCGTTCGCCTttccacggccgccgccatctGGTGGTGTGACGTGTACTAATCATAGCCTTTTGTCAACGTCAGATGAGCTGCCCACTTCATGCGACGTTTCAGCCGCCATGGCGTCTAGCGCTGCGGAGAGGCAATGCAACGAACTTCTTCGCGCTTTGCTTGACAAGGAGCAACAGCTGGCGTTGATAGCAGAGGAGCGAACCAAGTACAAACGACTCTACGAAGCAACACAAAGCTGAGACTCCGCACAGAGGACGACCACCGtgcctgccgccgctggaTGAGTCCGTTGTAATCTTTTCTGCAGCATAAACGACCATCCCGACGACGAGGGACACAGACCTCAATGCATGGTGTCAGGGTCCAGTACACCCACTCTGTCGGggggaagccgagcagccccccccctcgctgTCCTTGCCAGTGCCGAGccactgctggtggtggcagggttGAGCACCTAAGGCATGAGGAGGTCAGAGCaatgtgtcgctgctgatttcggcggccaggtcctggctggcgctgcgtgggggggggagggggcgaccCGCGACCGTAAATacgcttgcgccatccataTGATAGGCGGAGCGTTAGCGTGGCTTGAACGCATCTCGCCCAGCCCTCAGAATAGACACGTTGAGGTGGCGAATGGCCTACGGGAAGCTGCGAAcaaggggtggtggtgacgcaGCTCATCTCCATCGTCCTGACGGCCTCTTTTTTCCCCAATCAAGTTCCCAGAGGGGCTTTCCTTCTGCTGAAATTACAAGGACGGCGCACGCATagagggaagaggtgcaCTCCAAGGTGAACGTAAAGAACGCGCCGATTTACGCATGTGTGGAGCACGACTGCATTtgaaacaacaacaacaacaacaaaaaaaaacaagaacAAAAGAAGACAACCAAAACGGCAACGGAAACGTAAAACCATGTACGCAGCACACAGCGGTGACTTCACGCGCTCTTAGAAGGATGCCGATGTTCAATTTGCTCATTCGTGCTCCTTTCTGCTGTGGTGCTCTTCTCTGTTTGTCTCATCCTTGTCGCcatgtgcctgtgcgtgcacgcTCGATAGGTGAGACAGGCACCCTTACCTGAAGGCATGTCGGCATCCTTTTTCatttcttttgttttcacATGTgagaggtgggggggggtgaggtgggtgggtgggtgagtggggGGAGGTAAGCTCTGTCCGCTGTACGCCGGCGGTGCCCGGTCTCTCCCGGACAAGGAAGCTGGcagaaaaaacgaaaaaacaCCAACCCACGGAGCACCTGTCACTTCAATGGACGCTTCGCCGTCTCCTCTTCACTGGAACGAACTTCTCCACTTGTTTTTTCACCTCGTATTCCCTTCTGTTACACACGAtctccccctcaccccaTATTTATTCAACTCTGCCTGTACCACTGGCGGCAGTGTAGTTCTCGCTCCACTCTGTGTCATTAAGCTACATTGTCTCACATTCTGCTGTCGCCCTCTTGGTTTAAGCTTCCCTGATTTTCTTTCTCCTTTCCCTTTATTCAGATCGTTGCTCTCACTTCTGGCAGTCATCATGCGCGCCACTCAGCGTCGTGTTTCCCAGGTGGGCCCCCGCCAGCCGGTGAACGACCTAGATCCCACCGGTTTCACCATCCAGCCGATGCAGCTCCTCATTGGTTGCGCCGCCTTTATAGTGACCATCATTCTTCTGCACTTCTTCGTGAAGCTCGCAGGCAAAATGTAAAAGGGCAGGACCGTCTTGGTATGACACAGGTCGTCGAAGATGGTCTTGTCGTTGCTTCCTGCCCattgtgtgcatgcgcatgtgcatcAGGGATGTGGATGAGCTTCGTTTGTGCAATGATAGGTGCGCATACGGGCACGCTACAGTCTGAGTGCGTATATCTCTGCGGGCCGAAAGGGAGGAGACACACCGCAGCAGGACTGCAGATCTGAAAAGTATGGATGCACGCACCCCGCTTAGGGAGCATTTCAGCGCGCCGTGCTGAGGAGTTGTGTGTGCCGTGAACACTGAAATCGACGTTCGCTGGTGTTTTCATGGCGTGTGTTCCAATTTTCTAAGTCTGTTAGAAAAGAACGACCTGCCTAGGTCAGTCGATCGGTTTGCCAGAGCAAGTGAGTGTGATAGTCCTACATCGATGGGTTTCGGCGTGAAGCTGTGCATGTGTAGATGGCGGACTGTGTAATGTGCACCATGGACTGCGGGCGGCTGGCGGCAGAACcacaaagaaaagaaaaccaCGCCGCGTCTCTGATTGGGCTCTGTTTTTCATGAGACGTGAGGCGACCGTCAAGCGTCGCCAGTGGCGTGCCTCGCTGACCTCAGTGAAGGGATCACAGTATTTGTGCAGGCTGGCgagtgggagaggggtgggaggCGTGAGAAGCGTGTTGCGTCGCTGCTACGGTGCAGTGTCGCATCAACCATGAGGCGTGCTTCTCTTTGTTCGTTGCTTCCCCCATCTGCCGTGTGTGACCTGTGCGTTGTGGTTTATCGACAGACCCGCCCCAGCTCCGTGTCTCGGCTGTGAACGCCAAGAAAACCGGAATGTGTTTGCGCGTCTGTGGCGGGTATCGGTTCTTTCTCTTGTTTAAGACgcaaaggaagagggggttCGCTcgctctgtgcgtgcgtgcgtgtcttgcCAGTAAAAGGGCCAacggcgaaaaaaaaagggggaaacTACTCGCCACGCGCAAGAcagacccctcccccctcccccaaaaaGAAGAGGTGCACATGATCTTTTTGGACTTTAGGGCGTTCAATCGATGCACTACCaccacgaggaggagagcctCTCTCCACCATTTGCGCATGGAGCGGAAGACGACAGCACACCGATCAGaagttgtgtgcgtgcgactGGTGAGCAAGCGCTGGCGCATGGGTGCGGTT from Leishmania major strain Friedlin complete genome, chromosome 12 encodes:
- the PGI gene encoding glucose-6-phosphate isomerase, which codes for MSDYLSKLKEYVLESTEVNGCAPSMATSTFNAPYEVARRTKMLGATDSSLLSLPAWKRLQSLYEKHGNESILSHFESDHQRFGRYSIEVGLHSEDNFLFLDYSKSHINDEIKDALVALAEERGVRAFAKAMFDGQRVNSTEDRAVLHVALRNRSNRPIIVDGKDVMTDVNNVLAQMKNFTEKVRSGEWKGQTGKSISNIVNIGIGGSDLGPVMVTEALKPFSKRDMHCFFVSNVDGTHMAEVLKQVNLEETIFIIASKTFTTQETLTNAMSARNALMDYLKAHNISTDGAVAKHFVALSTNTEKVREFGIDTVNMFVFWDWVGGRYSVWSAIGLSVMLSIGYDNFVEFLTGAHVMDNHFASTPTEQNLPMMLALVGIWYNNFFGAETEAVLPYDQYLWRLPAYLQQLDMESNGKGVTKKSAAVAVQTGSIIFGEAGTNGQHAFYQLIHQGTKIIPCDFIGCVQTQNRVGDHHRILMSNFFAQTEALMVGKSAEEVRQELVKSGMSGEAMERMIPHKTFTGNRPSNSILVNALTPRALGAIIAMYEHKVLVQGAIWGINSYDQWGVELGKVLAKSILPQLKSGNIVSDHDGSTNGLINMFNTRAHL